The genomic region CTCACCACGCCCGGCTCCACCTTCGACTACGACATGAACGCCCGCAGCAAGAAGCTGCTGAAAGAGCAAACCGTACTCGGGAGCTTCAAAAAGGAGGACTACGTGACCGAGCGGGTGTACGCCACCGCCACCGACGGCACCAAAATTCCGATGTCCATCGTCTACAAGAAGGGCTTTAAGAAGGACGGCTCGGCCCCGCTGCTGCAGTACGCCTACGGCTCCTACGGCTACTCCATGGACGCCACCTTCAGCTCTGCCCGCCTGAGTTTGCTGGATCGGGGCTTCGCCTACGTGATTTGCCACATTCGCGGCGGCCAGGAAATGGGCCGGCAGTGGTACGAGAACGGCAAGAAGCTCAGGAAGAAAAACACCTTCACCGACTTCACCGACTGCTCCAAATTCCTCATCGACCAGAAGTTCACCTCCGCCGATAAGCTGTTTGCTATGGGCGGCTCGGCCGGCGGCCTGCTGATGGGCGCCGTCGTGAACAACCACCCCGAGTACTACAAGGGCGTGGTGGCGGCCGTGCCTTTCGTGGACGTGGTGACCACCATGCTCGACGAAAGCATTCCGCTGACCACCGGCGAATACGACGAGTGGGGCAACCCCAACCAGAAGGAGTTCTACGACTACATGCTCTCCTACTCGCCCTACGACCAGGTGAAAGCCCAAGCCTACCCCAACATGCTCGTGACCACCGGCCTGCACGACTCGCAGGTGCAATACTTCGAGCCGGCCAAGTGGGTGGCCAAGCTGCGCACCGTGAAAACCGACCAGAACCTGCTGCTGCTGCACACTGACATGTCCGCCGGCCACGGCGGCGCCTCCGGCCGCTTCAAATCCATCCACGACACGGCCCGGCAGTTTGCCTTTATGCTGCTGCTGCTCGGCGTGAAGGTGTAGACCCAAGTACCGCGAAATTCCATTTCGCGACGAGCGGAGCAAGTATCCGGCCTCGCGCCAGTTTCCCTACCGCCTAGGAACTCGCTTCGCTCGTCGCGAAATGGAATTTCGCGGTACAACCGAAAAGCCCCGCTGTGCAGCTGCACGGCGGGGCTTTTCAGTGGAATCCAGGACGCTTAGCGCACTTTCAGGCTGTCGGGCACGGTGGCGCCGCGGTTGGCGGCCGTGAGCTGGTTTTGGAGCTGGAAGTTCACCTGCTCGCAGTCGGTGAAGCGCTGCTCGGCGCGCTTGAGGGCTTCCTCGGTCTTGCTGAGGGTCTGGTAGAGGTAGGCAATCAAGGCCAGGGACAGTACCAGCGCGGCAATGGTCAATACTTTGTTCATGGATTGAATGGGTGAATTGAGTAATTGTTAAATGGCTGGTTATGCTACCACGTTGGTAGAACAACCAGCCATTCAGCAATGCAGCCATTAAGCCATTAAATAGCCGTGTTCGGGTCGAACTGCTCGAGGTAGTCGGCCACTTTGCGCACGAACATGCCGCCGAGCGAACCGTCTACCACACGGTGGTCGTAGCTGTGGCTCAGGAACATGAAGTGGCGCACGCCGATCAAATCACCCTGTGGGGTTTCGATGACGGCCGGCTTCTTCTTGATGGCACCAACGGCCATGATGGCCACCTGCGGCTGCATGATGATGGGCGTGCCCATCACGTTGCCGAACGAGCCCACGTTGGACACGGTGTAGGTACCACCTTCCAGATCCTCGGGCTTGAGCTTGTTGGTGCGGGCGCGGTTGGCCAGGTCGTTGAGCTTCTTGCTCAGGCCGTTCAGGTTCAGCTGGTCGGCATTGTGGATGACAGGCACAATGAGGTTGCCGGACGGCAGCGCCACAGCCACGCCGATGTTGATGTCGCGCTTTTTGATGATGTAGTCGCCGTCGATGGAGACGTTGATCATCGGGAAGTCCTGGATGGCGCGGGCAATGGCCTGGATGAAGATGGGCGTGAAGGTAAGGTTTTCGCCTTCGCGTTTCTTGTAAGCGTCCTTGTTCTTGTTGCGCCAGTTCACGATGTCCGTCACGTCGGCTTCCACGAAGGAAGTAACGTGGGGCGAAATCCGCTTGCTGTCCACCATGCGCTGGGCAATCATCTTGCGCATGCGGTCCATTTCCAGCAGCTCCTGCCCACCGCTGATGGACGGTACGGCCTTGGCGGTGGGTTGCTGGGCTGGTGGGGTGGTGGGTTTTGCTTCGGCAGCCGGAGCAGCCGCCTGGGCTGGTGCAGCTGCGACGGCCGGAGCCACGCTTGGGGCTTGGGGCTTGGGGCTTGAAGCTTCGCCACTCAGCGGCTTCTTACCGCCGGCTACGTAGTCGAGAATGTCTTTTTTGGTGACGCGGCCTTCGCTGCCGGTGCCGGGCAGGTACTCCAGGTCAGCCATCGAAATGCCTTCCTCGCGGGCGATGCTCAGCACCAGCGGCGAGTAGAAGCGGCCGGTCTGGGGCTGGGCGGCCGTTACGGCTTGGGCCGGGTTGGCCTGCGGGTCGCCGGCTTCGGGCAGGTACGGCACGGCGGGCTTTTCGGCAGCACCGTTGTCGGATGGAGCAGCGGCGGGCGTGGCGGCGGGGGCAGCGGAAGCGCCGGCGCTGGCGGCGTCGGTTTCCACAATAGCAATGGGCGCGCCCACAGCTACTACCTGGCCTTCCTGCACCAGAATTTCCTGCAGCACCCCGGCGTGGAT from Hymenobacter canadensis harbors:
- a CDS encoding dihydrolipoamide acetyltransferase family protein, producing MARVEMTMPKMGESIMEGTVLKWLKQVGDTIEQDESVLEVATDKVDTEVPAIHAGVLQEILVQEGQVVAVGAPIAIVETDAASAGASAAPAATPAAAPSDNGAAEKPAVPYLPEAGDPQANPAQAVTAAQPQTGRFYSPLVLSIAREEGISMADLEYLPGTGSEGRVTKKDILDYVAGGKKPLSGEASSPKPQAPSVAPAVAAAPAQAAAPAAEAKPTTPPAQQPTAKAVPSISGGQELLEMDRMRKMIAQRMVDSKRISPHVTSFVEADVTDIVNWRNKNKDAYKKREGENLTFTPIFIQAIARAIQDFPMINVSIDGDYIIKKRDINIGVAVALPSGNLIVPVIHNADQLNLNGLSKKLNDLANRARTNKLKPEDLEGGTYTVSNVGSFGNVMGTPIIMQPQVAIMAVGAIKKKPAVIETPQGDLIGVRHFMFLSHSYDHRVVDGSLGGMFVRKVADYLEQFDPNTAI